From the genome of Asterias amurensis chromosome 17, ASM3211899v1, one region includes:
- the LOC139950059 gene encoding perlucin-like protein: MFSKSVIILTALQASLLTTEVVAIQNKVCYTFVGPCPTSWHHWGTSCYRVTEASFPWASAKDECRKSGGILAVPGSIQENDFIVTLVSHSVWIDCNDIEKDGVWDCKENGTVVSYRNWDEKEGVNQREDCAAISRRFGSFRKWHDFTCSDDYPAVCKLPATSPHLKKD, encoded by the coding sequence ATGTTTTCTAAATCTGTGATCATTTTGACCGCTCTACAAGCTAGCCTTTTGACGACCGAAGTGGTAGCTATTCAGAACAAAGTCTGCTACACTTTCGTCGGCCCCTGCCCCACGTCCTGGCACCACTGGGGCACCTCTTGCTACCGGGTCACCGAGGCGAGTTTCCCCTGGGCAAGCGCCAAGGACGAGTGCAGGAAATCGGGCGGTATCCTCGCTGTGCCAGGCTCTATTCAAGAAAACGATTTCATCGTAACCTTggtatctcacagcgtgtggaTCGACTGCAATGACATAGAGAAAGATGGCGTCTGGGATTGCAAAGAGAACGGCACAGTCGTCAGCTACAGAAACTGGGACGAGAAAGAAGGCGTGAATCAGCGGGAAGATTGTGCGGCAATTTCACGGCGTTTTGGCTCCTTTCGCAAGTGGCATGACTTTACATGTTCCGATGACTACCCAGCGGTGTGCAAACTACCAGCTACGTCTCCACACCTCAAAAAGGATTAA